Proteins encoded within one genomic window of Arachis ipaensis cultivar K30076 chromosome B08, Araip1.1, whole genome shotgun sequence:
- the LOC107613726 gene encoding bifunctional phosphatase IMPL2, chloroplastic isoform X3, with product MTASLPLWSLTRCCSSPPLQRPFRPRARVMAASTPNVPPHLNHFADVANKVADAAGEVIRQYFRSKFDIIQKDDLSPVTIADQSAEEAMVSIVLDNFPSHAIYGEEKGWRCKQDTADYVWVLDPIDGTKSFITGKPLFGTLIALLHNSTPILGIIDQPVLRERWVGMIGETTTLNGKHVSTRACSNLSQAYLYTTSPHLFNGDAEDAFIRVRDKVKIPLYGCDCYAYALLSSGFVDLVVESGLKPYDFLALIPVIEGAGGVITDWKGQKLHWEASPLSIATSFNVVAAGDKHIHQQTIDSLQWK from the exons ATGACTGCATCTCTGCCTCTCTGGTCTCTGACTCGCTGCTGCTCTTCTCCTCCCCTTCAACGCCCGTTTAG ACCCAGAGCCAGAGTCATGGCTGCGTCCACTCCCAATGTGCCTCCCCACCTGAACCACTTCGCCGATGTGGCCAACAAAGTTGCTGATGCTGCCGGAGAGGTCATCCGTCAGTATTTCAGGAGTAAATTCGACATTATTCAGAAAGACGACCTCA GTCCAGTAACAATTGCAGATCAATCCGCCGAGGAGGCCATGGTTTCCATCGTATTAGACAATTTCCCTTCTCATGCTAT TTATGGAGAGGAAAAGGGGTGGAGATGTAAACAAGACACTGCTGACTATGTCTGGGTCCTGGATCCTATTGATGGCACAAAGAGCTTCATCACTG GAAAACCCCTTTTTGGAACTCTGATTGCCCTTCTGCACAACAGTACACCA ATCCTTGGCATCATTGATCAACCTGTCTTGAGAGAAAGATGGGTCGGGATGATCGGAGAGACGACTACACTCAACGGAAAACATGTGTCCACACGTGCTTGCTCCAACCTCTCTCAAGCATACCTGTATACCACAAGCCCTCATCTCTTCAATGGAGATGCGGAGGATGCATTCATCCGTGTTAGGGACAAG GTAAAGATTCCGTTATATGGTTGTGACTGCTATGCATATGCTCTTTTGTCTTCTGGCTTTGTGGATCTTGTCGTTGAGTCTGGTCTCAAG CCATACGATTTTCTTGCATTGATACCTGTTATTGAAGGAGCTGGAGGTGTCATAACTGATTGGAAAGGACAAAAACTTCATTGGGAAGCTTCTCCGCTTTCAATTGCAACTA GTTTTAATGTTGTGGCGGCTGGTGACAAACACATCCATCAACAGACAATAGATTCATTGCAGTGGAAGTGA
- the LOC107613726 gene encoding bifunctional phosphatase IMPL2, chloroplastic isoform X2, translating into MRSAVSASQIPTFLAKPVTHLPSESLRTAGHGQPFAAPSALSLCNFTGCGLQAIRARVMAASTPNVPPHLNHFADVANKVADAAGEVIRQYFRSKFDIIQKDDLSPVTIADQSAEEAMVSIVLDNFPSHAIYGEEKGWRCKQDTADYVWVLDPIDGTKSFITGKPLFGTLIALLHNSTPILGIIDQPVLRERWVGMIGETTTLNGKHVSTRACSNLSQAYLYTTSPHLFNGDAEDAFIRVRDKVKIPLYGCDCYAYALLSSGFVDLVVESGLKPYDFLALIPVIEGAGGVITDWKGQKLHWEASPLSIATSFNVVAAGDKHIHQQTIDSLQWK; encoded by the exons ATGAGGTCTGCCGTCAGTGCATCACAAATACCAACCTTTTTGGCAAAACCAGTAACCCATCTTCCATCAGAATCTCTAAGAACTGCTGGTCATGGACAACCCTTCGCAGCGCCGTCGGCGTTGAGCTTATGCAACTTTACTGGTTGCGGGCTTCAAGCTATAAG AGCCAGAGTCATGGCTGCGTCCACTCCCAATGTGCCTCCCCACCTGAACCACTTCGCCGATGTGGCCAACAAAGTTGCTGATGCTGCCGGAGAGGTCATCCGTCAGTATTTCAGGAGTAAATTCGACATTATTCAGAAAGACGACCTCA GTCCAGTAACAATTGCAGATCAATCCGCCGAGGAGGCCATGGTTTCCATCGTATTAGACAATTTCCCTTCTCATGCTAT TTATGGAGAGGAAAAGGGGTGGAGATGTAAACAAGACACTGCTGACTATGTCTGGGTCCTGGATCCTATTGATGGCACAAAGAGCTTCATCACTG GAAAACCCCTTTTTGGAACTCTGATTGCCCTTCTGCACAACAGTACACCA ATCCTTGGCATCATTGATCAACCTGTCTTGAGAGAAAGATGGGTCGGGATGATCGGAGAGACGACTACACTCAACGGAAAACATGTGTCCACACGTGCTTGCTCCAACCTCTCTCAAGCATACCTGTATACCACAAGCCCTCATCTCTTCAATGGAGATGCGGAGGATGCATTCATCCGTGTTAGGGACAAG GTAAAGATTCCGTTATATGGTTGTGACTGCTATGCATATGCTCTTTTGTCTTCTGGCTTTGTGGATCTTGTCGTTGAGTCTGGTCTCAAG CCATACGATTTTCTTGCATTGATACCTGTTATTGAAGGAGCTGGAGGTGTCATAACTGATTGGAAAGGACAAAAACTTCATTGGGAAGCTTCTCCGCTTTCAATTGCAACTA GTTTTAATGTTGTGGCGGCTGGTGACAAACACATCCATCAACAGACAATAGATTCATTGCAGTGGAAGTGA
- the LOC110265437 gene encoding uncharacterized protein LOC110265437 gives MSEKNKNAIKSSRSRKPSRAPNLLRSPAVDTTFTIDHIPFSTKRLKKAMKKPFPYPKKPRSVRILEVVDLTNDDLTEKIPWKTDANNETETSIPCSRRRSDIPARELAAVVNIGKLLSMTVEGILVYEIVITLFTTLHN, from the exons ATGAGCGAGAAGAACAAAAATGCTATCAAAAGCAGTAGAAGCAGGAAACCATCCAGAGCTCCCAACCTATTGCGGAGTCCCGCCGTGGATACTACCTTCACCATCGACCACATCCCCTTCAGCACCAAGAGGTTAAAGAAAGCAATGAAGAAACCATTCCCCTATCCTAAGAAGCCCCGATCCGTCCGTATCCTGGAAGTG GTTGATCTTACCAATGACGACCTCACGGAGAAAATTCCATGGAAAACTGACGCAAATAATGAAACGGAGACAAGCATCCCATGTAGCAGGCGAAGGAGTGATATCCCTGCCAGGGAACTTGCTGCAGTCGTGAACATAGGCAAACTGCTGAGTATGACAGTCGAGGGCATtctggtgtacgaaattgtgattacacttttcacaactctgcacaactaa
- the LOC107613726 gene encoding bifunctional phosphatase IMPL2, chloroplastic isoform X1 → MRSAVSASQIPTFLAKPVTHLPSESLRTAGHGQPFAAPSALSLCNFTGCGLQAIRPRARVMAASTPNVPPHLNHFADVANKVADAAGEVIRQYFRSKFDIIQKDDLSPVTIADQSAEEAMVSIVLDNFPSHAIYGEEKGWRCKQDTADYVWVLDPIDGTKSFITGKPLFGTLIALLHNSTPILGIIDQPVLRERWVGMIGETTTLNGKHVSTRACSNLSQAYLYTTSPHLFNGDAEDAFIRVRDKVKIPLYGCDCYAYALLSSGFVDLVVESGLKPYDFLALIPVIEGAGGVITDWKGQKLHWEASPLSIATSFNVVAAGDKHIHQQTIDSLQWK, encoded by the exons ATGAGGTCTGCCGTCAGTGCATCACAAATACCAACCTTTTTGGCAAAACCAGTAACCCATCTTCCATCAGAATCTCTAAGAACTGCTGGTCATGGACAACCCTTCGCAGCGCCGTCGGCGTTGAGCTTATGCAACTTTACTGGTTGCGGGCTTCAAGCTATAAG ACCCAGAGCCAGAGTCATGGCTGCGTCCACTCCCAATGTGCCTCCCCACCTGAACCACTTCGCCGATGTGGCCAACAAAGTTGCTGATGCTGCCGGAGAGGTCATCCGTCAGTATTTCAGGAGTAAATTCGACATTATTCAGAAAGACGACCTCA GTCCAGTAACAATTGCAGATCAATCCGCCGAGGAGGCCATGGTTTCCATCGTATTAGACAATTTCCCTTCTCATGCTAT TTATGGAGAGGAAAAGGGGTGGAGATGTAAACAAGACACTGCTGACTATGTCTGGGTCCTGGATCCTATTGATGGCACAAAGAGCTTCATCACTG GAAAACCCCTTTTTGGAACTCTGATTGCCCTTCTGCACAACAGTACACCA ATCCTTGGCATCATTGATCAACCTGTCTTGAGAGAAAGATGGGTCGGGATGATCGGAGAGACGACTACACTCAACGGAAAACATGTGTCCACACGTGCTTGCTCCAACCTCTCTCAAGCATACCTGTATACCACAAGCCCTCATCTCTTCAATGGAGATGCGGAGGATGCATTCATCCGTGTTAGGGACAAG GTAAAGATTCCGTTATATGGTTGTGACTGCTATGCATATGCTCTTTTGTCTTCTGGCTTTGTGGATCTTGTCGTTGAGTCTGGTCTCAAG CCATACGATTTTCTTGCATTGATACCTGTTATTGAAGGAGCTGGAGGTGTCATAACTGATTGGAAAGGACAAAAACTTCATTGGGAAGCTTCTCCGCTTTCAATTGCAACTA GTTTTAATGTTGTGGCGGCTGGTGACAAACACATCCATCAACAGACAATAGATTCATTGCAGTGGAAGTGA
- the LOC110265277 gene encoding uncharacterized protein LOC110265277, with the protein MFVLFCFYFHPPIILSLPAWRPRCLFENATLLSAGVSSFSLASPFSIAPHSRPCITLLNRASVARPPSCRPPPRCHGIVHRSRCPVAVEARRPPTAAASSRRPFMEAMLATLCYLMASSLLATALATLLPLTDAHQHGSFLEID; encoded by the exons atgtttg TTCTATTTTGCTTCTACTTCCACCCACCCATTATTCTCTCCCTCCCTGCTTGGCGCCCACGTTGCCTCTTCGAGAACGCCACCTTACTCAGCGCCGGCGTTTCCTCTTTCTCCCTCGCCTCGCCGTTCTCCATTGCGCCGCACTCTCGCCCTTGCATCACTCTCCTCAACCGTGCCTCAGTGGCGCGTCCTCCCTCATGTCGTCCTCCACCACGCTGTCACGGCATCGTCCATCGTTCGCGTTGTCCCGTCGCCGTTGAAGCCCGCCGCCCCCCAACTGCCGCAGCATCGTCGCGCCGTCCCTTCATGGAAGCAATGCTCGCCACCTTATGCTACCTGATGGCCTCCTCCCTGCTCGCCACCGCGCTTGCGACCCTACTCCCTCTAACGGACGCCCACCAACACG